In Montipora foliosa isolate CH-2021 chromosome 9, ASM3666993v2, whole genome shotgun sequence, the DNA window catgattgctgttcttttattttttactgcTGTAGTTTGCACTCTGGGCAAAACCAGACTTCCTCTGGGGGTGTCCTCTTAAGTCCCACACACTGGAGCTGGAACCACTCATGCCTGAGcggtagggcagaggaacgaaaatcttgtaatttccctaccccctagaggcgtaattgtggcgtaatctcgcgtaattgccctagtaatttccccatatgtccccactatccccgggggtcggggggtgggggaaacaaatgactagtgcattacaCCAAAGGTACCCCAAGCTAACGTTGTATTTTGAGCATCACgatccataagggtatattttgtttaaagatccactaaaacgccattcacgttacaatGACTGTGAAGCCTTTGCCGGTTAATTAAATAGTCTACTGTGTGCACCGGATAACATCTACCCATTTCTTCTACccctttgtcctcactgcctcactatcacgttggatatttgatatttcgagaaTGGCCTATGAATGACAATTGACACGCTGAGTCACCGTTactttgaagaaaagtttgtcacaagaaaacaatagtttaaTAGTAGAGCTGAGTCACTGTTAGTTTGAAGAAAAGCTTCTCACAAGAAAACAATAGTTCGTGGAAGTTAACTTGTGTAAATGTCGGGTTACAAGCTTTATTACTTTAACATTCTCGCGCGGGGAGAGATGTGTCGACTGTCTTTCGCAGCGGCTAAGATAGATTTCGAAGATATTCGAATGAATGCATATGGTGAGGAATGGCCCAAGGAGAAAGCATGTAAGTACGAAGGTAGACGTATGAAGCTATTTAAATGCCCgaaacgacaaaaaaaaaaacacaacaacaacaaggaaaaCGTTGAGATTACATATTACAGCCTAATGAAATGGAACATATACAAGGTCTTTGGGTGACCTATTGTAGCTCTTCATTTGTGATTTCCAGTAGACGAACTGATTTTCGATTGTAGAACATCTAGACTAAAGATTCGTGTCTACTGTATGACTCGGAGAAAACGAGAAAGAGCAATGTTTAACCAGAAACCTCCTTGTTTGATTTCTTAACCCAAACCTACCTTTTACATTACAATAAACGCCTCCGGATTTCGTAACATGCCGTGAAACAGATGGAATATTGTAAGAGATGGACtggattggatttgtaaaacatggatttgtaaaaaaatGGATTTGTAAACGGattatttgtaaaacatggatttgtaaaacagaTTTGCAAAAGGTGGATTTATAAAACATGGATTGTTGGTACCAATTATACACTGAAAATTATTCgtgtttatttccttttttgctGTTTACTGGACCTTACTGGATGCACAATGTTTCCCTACTCACGTATTTCAGTTTACTGAAAAAGCTTGGTCCAGATGTGGACATTTACTATAACAAATATAGAAAACGTTTCTGTTCCTGCTATGAAGAATTTAAGCATTTCAAGGACATAGCGCCTAGATAGAATCCACTGTTTCATTCATCTTTAAAGTAAACTTTGAACATAATGTCAACAAAGCAGAACCTATCCTTTTGCAAACATGatccaaaaacaaaactatctTGTCATTTCCTAACCTGTCTCGACAAAAGTTTACAGGTGTATGTAATGAAGCCTAATGCTTTATTTTTCGACAACACATGCTAAATTAATCTTTACGTCCACCCGGAACTTGAAGTGTTTGAAAAATGGCATGACTTCATGATAAGAAAGCGTTATGTCTCCTACTTTAGCAACTTGTAAGGGGAAACTGATTTACTggtatcaagaaaaaaaaatttcaatcttATATTACAAAGAAAACCGaccaaacaacaacaacaatgacactACTTGCAAATGTGGTTCTCGAAGCGTTTCTTTGAAGTGGCGGATTCGCCTTTCAACTTCTTGATGCAACCATGACGCTGCACTTCTCCAAATTTAAATCCGCCAAATAGACGGACCCAAATGTCCCGCTGTCTTGTAAgctcttctttaattttattcatGACTGAGCTCCTTGAGAACTCTGGAAACTCAAATGCACGTCGTCGTTTTTTAGTCAGAGATGGAAACTTAAAAGAAGCCGCCATCTCTTTCCTCTCACCATCACCTATCTTCTCTGCAAAaattaaaggctggttttcactagcgacggagtcggagtctgAGTCGTAATCAGAGTGATGCGATCTAGAGAAAATCAaaccgtcgcttatgatccagtgaaaactgcattgtcggagtcggaagcaaaAGCGGAagagtaaaccaatcacaatgctcgattccaagcattgtgattagttggttcttccgcttctgcctccgactccgacaatctagttttcactggatcataagcgacggagtcataagcggagtcggaagaaaatgggaacgttctgattcttccgactccgattccgtcgagcttatgactccaCTTAtgactccgatctttgattttcactagttaataagcgctcttacgactacaactccgactccgactccgtcgctagtgaaaaccagccaaattgcaaaattgttttcGTCACAAAGGGTGTTTGTTCCAGTTTTGCCCTGGTAAAATTACTTTTTCCTTTAAAACGTTGGAAATCGGTCTGGACTAGCTCCTGTGTATTAAGATATTTATCATTTAAGAAGTGCATTGTTGTGTTAAATATAAGCAagagggaatttttttttgaacgCAAGAGAATGTTAACTTCTCTAATGTGCTATAAATCCCCAAATGCTAATATTACTCAACTATGCACGaacaaatagttttttttttttcagtacttatttaaatgtctagcgataaataaaatgaaaataaaataattataattaaaatgggatagacaaagaaataaacaaatcaacaGTCGAACTATGCTATCATGTTTCTATAAATACACCTTTTagaaatccatgttttacaaatctaccttttacaaatccatgttttacaaatccacttttacaaatccatgtttccAATCCACTCCAGATTTTACAATATGCTGATACATATATGGTATTGAACGTTCTAAGAAGGAAAAATATCCTGTatcttttttttgcaaattttaaaacatttcacATTTATGAAACTATAACCAAAAATCAGATTTAATAAGGATTCTTAGTCCTATGCTTAAAGAACAGTGTAATAATTTTTCCACCCTAGTCTGTTTCAcctttgattttgttgcttgACTCTGAAGATACCGAGGTAGCAATAAATAACCAGCTGTATTATAGCTGCTTATATCACGGCCTTTTATATGGGAATTCTGGAAGGATCACACAGTGAACTCAGAATTGTGCGGTATAACAGTATAAGGAATTTTGTGCAATCGGTGTTCCTGTTGATTGAACAACGGAAAATCTTCAAAACTCACTGTGTTAAAAAGCCTATCGGTGTTAGTGTTGCAGTGTTGCAACGGTCAGTGTATTGAGGAGGCCCTCCCGGGGGGAacgggggggggagggggggtggcgATCCTTGTTCTCTTGTTTCCTTTACATATTTgtttgtgttcccttgttccccaaattactttttgagccctaaaattgtttatgttcccatgttccctaagatattaTGTCATTGTTCACCTGTTCCCCCTGTACCCCTGTTCtcaatttcgaattctcacggctggactggatctagcatcaaatggaggctaatgcgggcagatcttttcaaatgcaaattaatttgcccgcgttagcctccatttcatgctagatccagtccaaccgttagaatacgaaactggtctattcaaattagccatgttctgtTGTTCCCCAACACCCATGGGAGGGCCTCATTGAGATAGCAGATCATATAAACAGCCGTAACAACAATGCAGTTACTGTGCTTCCATTTTCGATGAACTGAAAGCAAGAGTCCGCCGTATGTTTATGCACAGAAGACTTATTCCATGCACCTATTTTGCAGGGAAAAAACGTCTGCGTGGCGTCTTTTTTCTTATGTTAGCGCGCGAAATCCACTCCTTCATTAGGGTTCAATAGTCTCCTTCGCTTCGCTTTCGGGGAAGCGTTGCCTGGCATCCCGACAGACGGCTGCGAAGTTGGCTACTCCTTCAATAACCGGAGTTAAATTTGTTGGCTTGTCATTTCTTTGCCTTCTTCGTAATAATGTAGTTTACTCTTTGCATAATAACCAATGTTGCGTTGGAAATGTTTCGTTACCAGTCAACCTCTCACAACAATTTCTGACTTAAGTAATGTGCGTATAAGTCACGAGTGGCTGCATAATTATTAACTTGTTTCCAACTGATGTCTTAATTTAAGCTGGTAGGCCGCCTTTGGGTCAAATGCCATTTATTGTGACTCCTGAAGGAAAATGCCTTGCACAGTCTGCAACTATCATGAAGTACATTTGCAAAAAAGAAGGTAAGAGTTTCGCTTTGATAGCTTTGAAACTATCTACGTGCCAAACATTTTGTAAAATACATAACCTGTAACAACGAGCTTCAGAAGCCGCTAGTCGGCTTGTAGTCATGTAAATATTTCAGTTTAAGTAACAAACATTCTTCCATTTATAGCATAAATGAGGGCGATTGTAATGGTCATTTCAGTTCGTAGTAATGTGGTTCAGTCTCGACACAGGCGCCTTTTAAGCTCATTGTGAGCATAGCCtacaaaattataaggatttgtataggaatcccgataaaaggcttaagaagataattatataaaaaaattctcaattaaaaatcGAAACCTGATTGCTATCTTGGgcagcttccttcctgtgtggttattttccagatccgatgCGATTTgaccatttttcaatttctcggttGTCGACGGTTATAAacatggctcaaatcgcgttgGATCtaaaaaataaccacacagCAAGGAAGCTACCCACAACGGCAATAACGTTTGGCCTTTTGATCGAGCATTTTTTAATATAATCATCTTCTTAggccttttatcgggattcccaaacaaaaataaatttaaataattttgtaggccatgctcacactgagcttggagGGCCTGTGGTCTCGACCAAAATTCAGTGAAAAGATCCTCACCAGTTGGGAGCTAAGTCTAGAATGATATCAATTTTATTGAACTTCGAAGTTTATTTCCCATTAATTACAAAGACTGTAACGGCATTCCTTTTGGAAGACGAAGCTAAGCCTGCAGTTCAACGAAATTGTAGTAATTAAAGGccctgttacactgtgcaatttttcgtgtaACTTGTATCGCAACGCCGTTGCGATACAAGTTGCATCAATCGTTGCCCAATGTAACAAACCTTGCAAAGGCCAAAACGGCGCGAGACCAGATGCAGAAATCGTCgcggaaagtagaattgagttcGACTTTCCCCAACGGTTGCAACGAATTTTTTAGACATTGTgcagtgtaacatctgtcctgcaacttgttTAGCAACGGTTTGCcgcaccagccaatgaaaatgttcctttaacttCATATGATCATCGAAAtaagacaagttgcatgaaacgttgcgaaagtttgtagaaatggcgttgcgagacaaattGCACCAAAACTCTTGCACAGTGTAACAACGCCTTAAGTGGTTACAGTATTCCACGAAACGGAACGGaacgaaacgaaacaaaacaaaacaaaaaggaatttaCTACACATGCACACGGGCCGGGCACTAAAAATTATCGTCCTCGCTAGATCCCCTGTTTCGCAAAATACCAATAGTCCTTATCGGAGTTATCAGTGGTTTTGCCGTATAAACGAGGCTACGGGGTCATTTTCTATCGAATTGacccttaagcctcttttgcatgtagttttaaacaagaAAATGTGCATACAGGCTCAACTCCAATGAGGTCTACAGAGGTCGATTGGTAATCGACGAAACAAGACTCGTAAtgcagccttctcaaaatatttttcgggAGCTGGTCATAAGGAAAGTGGAGACGGTTTGGTGCTATAGGCACCCCTGGccaagcgagtgcccaaaggACGCAAGCTTCTAGGGGGgactgggggcatgctcccatagggaatttttgaaatttagacactcacagatgcaatttagtgcaatctgggggatttaaagtgacgaaatttcacatatggaattgacacttgcttggagtctgataagaaatactggaatgttagttaaataaacatttcatgtgCGCGACGCCAAAAAATATTGCGGACGCGAATTTGTACTTGAAACTaactttttttcaagcttttataaTATCTCCAGTGACTTCACGTTCGAGCTAAAATGTGTTGTCcgacattttctgactggaaggaGACGGTCAAGCTTACTGAGGAGGCGGCTCATTGAGCCGTCGACCGGCCGGTTTTGAGAACGCTGTAATGCATACATACGTGCTGGTAGACAAGATTTCTGCCACTTTCCACAGCAAGGTCAAACCTGGAAGTGAAGAATTTTTTTCGTCCTGGTACTAACCAGCGTCCAGCGAGAAGGGAAACACAATAATTTcataaaaaatgtaaacaaatgtaaaattttgcaatggcagATCGCGAACAGATGATGAAAACTGTCCAATTCTTTTTCAGCGGTAAATAAGTAAAATCACGACAGGAAGGGCAAATTTATAATTACATCTCTCGTTCTATTATATTCTGTTTTTAGGACTGAGTCCAGCTGATAGTTTTGATGAAGCATTGGCGGACATGATAGTTGATGGCACTAACGATTTTCGGTCTGCAGTTATCAGAGCTCATTTTGAGAAGGACCCCGCTAAAAAGGTAAAACCTAGCACAAAGAGAAACGGTTATAAACACTGCACTTTGGCGTAAACTAGACAACAGAGTGGTTACACTTCCTTTCCcgtcacttctttttttttgcaaaaaaatagcaaaatttCGCCTCCTCGATTACTACAATTCCTGAGGGGATGTCCTGGTAGAAACTTCATGGTGAGGACTCTAGTTGAACATTTTTGTAACTACCTCATCCTAAGCCAAATAGGGATATTATTAAgtatattattattcaacacattgtggcaatgtccaaatatggtcatagcgcgctcaatattcgtcgtgcgtaaaAGTAACGTCTCTgattacgagccagaaggcccatcaggccggcacctATCTCCGGTTTCATCAGCATGAAGCCACTagaagtatttctactcccccctggataggatgctagtccatcgcagggttaccccaagcatttcgctggta includes these proteins:
- the LOC137969428 gene encoding glutathione S-transferase-like, which codes for MSGYKLYYFNILARGEMCRLSFAAAKIDFEDIRMNAYGEEWPKEKASGRPPLGQMPFIVTPEGKCLAQSATIMKYICKKEGLSPADSFDEALADMIVDGTNDFRSAVIRAHFEKDPAKKEDQTKQFHESTLPARLEKYTNLLGEKDFFFGDKMTYADIAFFEFFNSFLADGEPTVPNELENFPVLVEHYKRMLNVPEIKAWIATRPKCSFFP